From one Phocaeicola salanitronis DSM 18170 genomic stretch:
- a CDS encoding SusC/RagA family TonB-linked outer membrane protein, with the protein MDQLRCLKRIYSTFLLSMICLFAFAQGKQIQGVVKDATGEPMIGVNVLVKGTANGSITDLDGKFTIPDVKSSDVLVVSYIGFLSQEIPVGSQTSFNVILKEDSETLDEVVVIGYGTVKRRDLTGSVASVTGEKLAANPVANVAEALQGQLPGVSVTSQDGRPGASMSIRIRGGGSITQSNDPLFIVDGVQVSSIDDIPADNIESIDVLKDAASTAIYGARGANGVILVTTKGAKEGRAVVKYNMYYQIRTTPEVLEGMDAYDYVYNTWAYATAYGESYGDNVAKYFGLGSKYGNHLEEYRNMSAHNYANDVMQTAGSWNHDLSLSGGNEKTKYYASVNYMDAEGTRINSGFSRWSANFKITQKINKQLTFDADLRYNEMKFEGAKFDNASYRYRPIDEPLGEDNPSYMGQGSATVDPAYNPVTIINNYTNLTKRQRIRARGALTWNIIEGLTARTELSLSRSWSKQQEWNGGNDPGETAYSVAELTQKDGYDVRWATTLNYAVQGLGENHSLDFLLGNEMLASKDDESYIKGAGYPAGFTMDDAFGMINMTDSSLGQDQFKNTLDTPTHTLSWFGRVNYSLLGRYLLTATFRADGSSKFAPNHHWGYFPAAAVAWRISDEPFMENTRTWLDNLKLRLSYGTSGSDNIDPSLWRETWETENITVNGQPTTIYKPGEMMGNEDLKWERTISRNLGIDFGFFKNRIRGSIDAYWNTTKDILMKVPIEASVGYSYQFQNVGQTSNKGVEVALGIDLVRSKDFNLTLNATYNFNKNNIDELAEGVLVDTHTNWGSTMRKPNYDYVIRVGEPVGLVQGFKSQGFYTVDDFTYANGVYTLKPGIPDVQSIVNYPSGVKSLVPEGQNAFPGAAKFEDVDKNGVVNDNDATIIGHMMPKHTGGFTLSANYKSIDFSAGFTYQIGGDVYNANAMHSMMGDKDNGLGNNRLEFVKDTYKNYNIDANGDIYLVTDPSELTALNANAKYPNFYSEYGMVTSDFIEDASYLRLQTLTIGYTFPQKWMQKIKVSNLRVYFTGSNLFCLAGYSGLDPDVNTNFDAGGDGFPTPSYDYNAYPKARTFTFGLNLTF; encoded by the coding sequence ATGGATCAATTGAGATGTTTAAAAAGGATCTATTCGACGTTCTTGTTGAGTATGATCTGCTTGTTTGCTTTCGCGCAAGGCAAACAGATTCAAGGAGTGGTCAAAGATGCCACGGGTGAACCCATGATTGGTGTGAATGTACTGGTAAAAGGTACAGCAAACGGATCAATTACCGACTTGGACGGTAAATTCACGATTCCGGATGTAAAGAGCTCAGACGTGCTCGTTGTATCGTATATCGGTTTCCTTTCACAAGAAATTCCGGTAGGTTCACAAACTTCATTTAATGTTATTCTGAAAGAAGACTCCGAAACGTTGGACGAAGTCGTTGTCATCGGTTACGGTACCGTAAAGAGACGCGACCTGACCGGTTCGGTAGCTTCTGTAACGGGAGAGAAACTGGCTGCCAATCCGGTAGCGAATGTAGCAGAAGCGTTACAAGGCCAGTTGCCAGGTGTATCAGTAACGTCTCAGGACGGACGTCCGGGTGCCAGCATGTCTATCCGTATTCGTGGTGGAGGCTCTATTACCCAGTCTAACGACCCGTTGTTCATTGTCGACGGTGTGCAGGTAAGCAGCATTGATGACATCCCTGCAGACAACATCGAAAGCATTGATGTATTGAAAGATGCAGCTTCTACAGCTATCTACGGTGCACGTGGTGCAAACGGTGTAATTTTGGTAACAACAAAAGGTGCGAAAGAAGGCCGTGCGGTTGTAAAATACAACATGTACTACCAAATCCGTACGACTCCTGAAGTCTTGGAAGGCATGGATGCTTATGACTACGTATATAATACATGGGCATACGCTACGGCTTACGGTGAATCGTATGGCGACAATGTTGCCAAGTATTTCGGTTTAGGTTCTAAATACGGCAACCATCTGGAAGAATACCGCAACATGAGCGCGCACAATTATGCAAACGATGTAATGCAGACGGCAGGTTCTTGGAATCACGACCTTTCGTTAAGCGGCGGTAATGAGAAGACAAAATACTATGCTTCTGTAAACTACATGGATGCGGAAGGTACCCGTATCAATTCAGGCTTCAGCCGTTGGAGCGCTAACTTCAAGATCACACAGAAAATCAATAAGCAATTGACATTTGATGCCGACTTGCGTTACAACGAAATGAAATTTGAAGGAGCAAAGTTCGATAATGCTTCCTACAGATATCGTCCGATTGATGAACCACTAGGGGAAGATAATCCTAGTTATATGGGACAAGGTTCAGCTACAGTTGATCCGGCTTACAATCCTGTAACCATCATCAATAACTATACAAATTTAACCAAACGTCAGCGCATTCGTGCACGTGGTGCTTTGACATGGAACATCATCGAAGGCTTAACCGCACGTACCGAATTATCTTTAAGCCGCAGCTGGTCAAAACAACAAGAATGGAACGGTGGTAATGACCCAGGAGAAACTGCATATAGTGTTGCTGAATTAACTCAAAAAGACGGTTACGATGTACGTTGGGCAACTACGTTGAACTATGCAGTACAAGGTTTAGGCGAAAACCATAGTTTAGACTTTTTGCTTGGTAACGAAATGTTAGCATCAAAAGATGACGAAAGTTACATCAAAGGTGCTGGTTATCCTGCGGGATTTACCATGGACGATGCATTCGGTATGATTAACATGACCGACTCATCGTTAGGACAAGACCAATTCAAAAACACTCTTGATACACCGACCCATACCCTTTCTTGGTTTGGACGTGTCAACTACTCGCTCTTAGGACGTTACTTGCTAACCGCTACGTTCCGCGCCGACGGTTCTTCTAAATTCGCTCCCAATCACCATTGGGGATATTTCCCTGCAGCCGCTGTGGCATGGCGTATTTCTGACGAACCGTTTATGGAAAATACACGTACATGGTTGGATAACTTGAAATTGCGTTTGTCTTATGGTACGTCAGGTTCTGATAACATTGACCCGTCTTTGTGGCGTGAAACATGGGAAACCGAAAACATAACCGTAAATGGTCAGCCTACTACAATTTATAAACCAGGTGAAATGATGGGTAACGAAGATCTGAAATGGGAACGTACCATTTCACGTAACTTAGGTATTGACTTCGGTTTCTTCAAAAATCGCATCCGTGGTAGCATTGATGCTTATTGGAATACAACGAAAGACATCTTAATGAAAGTGCCCATCGAAGCATCTGTAGGTTACAGTTATCAGTTCCAAAATGTAGGTCAGACTTCAAACAAAGGTGTGGAAGTTGCTTTAGGTATAGATTTAGTACGTTCAAAAGATTTTAACTTAACCTTAAATGCAACCTATAACTTTAACAAAAATAACATTGATGAATTGGCAGAAGGCGTACTTGTAGATACACATACCAATTGGGGATCAACCATGCGTAAACCGAATTACGACTATGTGATTCGTGTAGGCGAACCGGTAGGTCTGGTTCAGGGATTCAAATCACAAGGATTCTATACTGTTGATGACTTTACTTATGCCAACGGTGTCTATACCCTGAAACCAGGCATCCCTGATGTACAAAGTATCGTCAACTATCCGAGCGGAGTGAAATCATTGGTACCGGAAGGTCAGAATGCATTCCCCGGCGCTGCTAAGTTTGAAGACGTGGATAAAAATGGGGTAGTAAATGATAACGATGCGACAATTATCGGTCACATGATGCCGAAACATACCGGTGGATTTACCTTAAGTGCCAACTACAAGAGTATCGATTTCTCAGCAGGCTTTACTTACCAAATCGGTGGTGACGTCTACAATGCCAATGCTATGCACAGCATGATGGGTGATAAAGACAATGGATTAGGTAACAACCGCTTGGAATTTGTAAAAGACACCTATAAAAATTATAACATTGATGCGAACGGTGACATTTATTTAGTAACTGACCCTAGTGAATTGACTGCCTTGAATGCCAATGCGAAATATCCAAACTTCTACTCTGAATACGGTATGGTGACATCCGACTTTATTGAAGACGCTTCTTACTTGCGTTTACAAACTTTGACTATTGGCTATACCTTCCCGCAAAAATGGATGCAGAAGATTAAGGTCAGCAACCTGCGTGTTTACTTCACCGGAAGCAACTTGTTCTGCCTTGCCGGTTATTCAGGTCTTGACCCAGATGTCAATACCAACTTTGATGCCGGTGGTGACGGATTCCCGACTCCGAGTTATGACTACAATGCTTACCCCAAAGCAAGAACATTTACATTCGGTTTGAATTTGACATTCTAA